The following coding sequences lie in one Treponema socranskii subsp. buccale genomic window:
- the fliQ gene encoding flagellar biosynthesis protein FliQ, translating to MSIGQLVNLIRGGVFEIFILAAPVLGAALLVGLVVAIFQATTSIQEQTLTFLPKVLTILAMLALLGGWMFTHLRNYTVSLFNLIPLMAR from the coding sequence ATGTCGATAGGACAGCTTGTCAATTTAATTCGCGGCGGCGTATTTGAAATTTTTATCCTCGCAGCTCCCGTACTCGGCGCCGCTCTCCTCGTCGGGCTCGTCGTTGCGATCTTTCAAGCGACGACGTCGATTCAGGAACAGACGCTGACGTTTTTGCCGAAAGTTTTGACGATCCTTGCGATGCTGGCGCTCCTTGGAGGCTGGATGTTTACGCATCTCAGAAATTACACGGTTTCTCTTTTTAATCTCATACCGCTCATGGCGCGCTAG
- the fliR gene encoding flagellar biosynthetic protein FliR, translated as MIDRIVSHAPIFLLIAVRCFALLMTLPLFSMRSVPRAAKIALAGYMAYALIPHVDFSSYAPYISSSGLFDLSYAFLLAGEAMIGLIIGFFITILFAAFSTAGQFFAFQMGLSASEVYDALAQVENPLMGQYLNLVAMLLFLQSKWFQKLFLRGLVSSFASMNVFALLEAKERIVRFLVGSLTELFASSLVIALPLMGTLLLINICMGILARAAPQMNLLSEGFALLLLTSFFVITALMPQLCDFFERSFNAGITSLIALFSGGAS; from the coding sequence GTGATCGATCGTATCGTAAGTCATGCGCCGATATTTTTGCTCATTGCCGTCCGCTGTTTTGCGCTTTTGATGACGCTGCCGCTCTTTTCGATGCGCTCGGTGCCGAGGGCGGCGAAGATAGCGCTTGCAGGCTATATGGCATACGCCCTCATTCCGCACGTCGATTTTTCATCCTACGCTCCGTATATTTCCTCGAGCGGTCTTTTCGATTTGTCGTATGCGTTTTTACTTGCGGGAGAAGCGATGATCGGACTCATCATCGGTTTTTTTATCACGATCCTCTTTGCCGCATTCAGCACTGCAGGTCAGTTTTTTGCGTTTCAAATGGGCTTGAGCGCATCCGAAGTCTACGACGCGCTCGCGCAAGTCGAAAACCCGCTCATGGGGCAGTATTTGAATCTCGTCGCGATGCTGCTTTTTTTGCAGAGCAAGTGGTTTCAAAAACTGTTTTTGCGAGGACTCGTTTCAAGCTTTGCGTCGATGAACGTATTTGCCCTCCTCGAAGCGAAAGAACGCATCGTGCGATTTTTGGTCGGAAGCCTCACCGAGCTTTTCGCTTCTTCGCTCGTCATCGCGCTTCCGCTTATGGGCACGCTTTTGCTTATCAATATCTGTATGGGAATCCTCGCGCGGGCCGCTCCTCAGATGAATCTTTTGTCCGAAGGGTTCGCGCTGCTTTTGCTTACGTCTTTTTTCGTCATCACGGCGCTCATGCCCCAGCTGTGCGATTTTTTCGAACGCTCGTTTAACGCAGGCATCACGTCTCTTATCGCGCTTTTTTCGGGAGGCGCTTCGTGA
- a CDS encoding flagellar biosynthetic protein FliO, which produces MGEQLQYSKLLKTAAFSFLLVAVSFPPYAQAQVTEDTRIERTETAAVDESSLPIADPALSSAAAERPASTLWLFIRMILVLAVVVACVYAVVYLMKRSMNKDVGEGDQFLRVVSSVSIAPGKSVHVVSLLDDKAYLIGVTDNAVNLIGEVTDKETIHAMNLYADTRQNVKRPRNFGDILSIFMPQGTKKGESVFSGDGDKARDMLRTQRRRLDSEK; this is translated from the coding sequence GTGGGGGAACAGTTGCAATACTCGAAATTATTAAAAACGGCGGCGTTTTCGTTTTTGCTCGTCGCCGTATCTTTTCCGCCGTACGCGCAAGCACAGGTGACCGAAGATACGCGCATCGAGCGGACTGAAACTGCTGCCGTCGACGAATCGTCTCTTCCGATAGCCGATCCCGCGCTTTCATCCGCCGCAGCAGAGCGGCCCGCATCGACGCTTTGGCTTTTTATCCGCATGATCCTTGTCCTCGCCGTCGTCGTCGCCTGCGTGTACGCGGTCGTCTACCTCATGAAGCGCAGCATGAATAAAGATGTCGGAGAAGGCGATCAATTTTTGCGCGTCGTCTCTTCCGTATCGATCGCGCCCGGAAAATCGGTGCACGTCGTTTCGCTCCTCGACGATAAAGCGTATTTGATCGGCGTTACCGACAACGCGGTCAACCTCATCGGTGAAGTTACCGACAAAGAGACGATCCACGCGATGAACCTCTATGCGGATACTCGTCAAAACGTAAAGAGGCCGCGGAATTTCGGCGATATCCTTTCGATCTTTATGCCGCAGGGAACAAAAAAAGGCGAAAGCGTTTTCAGCGGCGACGGCGATAAAGCGCGCGATATGCTGCGAACGCAGAGACGCCGCCTCGATTCGGAAAAGTGA
- the fliP gene encoding flagellar type III secretion system pore protein FliP (The bacterial flagellar biogenesis protein FliP forms a type III secretion system (T3SS)-type pore required for flagellar assembly.), producing the protein MRVGYGERYRRPPICAGKKTHRIRAKRIVRILVVLALFLCGTALSAQQNNNFPEGSARGTTEMNRNVRNPVVPNVDIRVTQPQTGREVAFSVQVLLLLTVLTLAPSILILTTCFLRFSIVLDFIKRALSLQQVPPTAVLNGIAFFMTLFVMWPTFTRVYDNSFRPLSSGEIGVEEAYREAEAPMRIFMYTQMAEDTSSISLFMSMARMDRPNTLADVPTHILVPAYILHELTVAFKIGVLLYIPFIIIDMVVASILMSMGMMMLPPVQISMPFKLMLFVLVDGWGLLTQQLFVSVLR; encoded by the coding sequence ATGCGGGTGGGCTATGGCGAGCGTTATCGTAGGCCGCCTATTTGTGCCGGAAAAAAAACACATCGAATACGGGCGAAGCGCATCGTTCGTATTCTGGTCGTCCTTGCTCTCTTTTTATGCGGCACAGCTCTTTCCGCTCAGCAGAATAATAATTTTCCCGAAGGATCGGCGAGGGGTACGACGGAGATGAATCGCAATGTGCGGAATCCTGTCGTGCCGAACGTCGATATAAGGGTTACGCAGCCTCAAACGGGCAGGGAAGTCGCGTTTTCGGTACAAGTGCTCCTTTTGCTTACGGTGCTCACGCTTGCGCCGAGCATTTTGATTTTGACGACGTGCTTTTTGCGTTTTTCGATCGTCCTCGATTTTATTAAACGCGCGCTTTCTCTGCAGCAAGTGCCGCCGACCGCCGTGCTCAACGGAATCGCGTTTTTTATGACGCTTTTTGTCATGTGGCCGACTTTTACGAGGGTGTACGACAATTCGTTCCGTCCGCTTTCGAGCGGAGAGATCGGCGTCGAAGAGGCGTACCGCGAAGCCGAAGCTCCGATGCGCATTTTTATGTATACGCAGATGGCCGAAGATACGAGCTCCATTTCCCTTTTTATGTCTATGGCGAGGATGGATCGGCCGAATACGCTCGCCGACGTTCCGACGCATATCCTCGTGCCCGCTTACATTTTGCACGAGCTTACCGTCGCGTTTAAAATCGGTGTGCTGCTTTACATTCCGTTTATCATTATCGATATGGTCGTCGCGAGTATCCTCATGTCGATGGGCATGATGATGCTGCCGCCGGTACAGATTTCGATGCCGTTCAAACTGATGCTCTTCGTCCTCGTCGACGGATGGGGGCTTTTGACGCAGCAGCTTTTCGTTTCCGTTTTGCGCTGA
- the whiG gene encoding RNA polymerase sigma factor WhiG: MADPVNDEKEEDRLWEEYRKTKSQALRDAFIRQYMPLVKYVAGKVSVGMPGSVEFDDLVGFGQFGLLDAIEKYDPSKNVKFKTYAVTRIRGAIFDELRQIDWVPRSVRQKSREIEDAINTLEARLGRTASDAEIAESLGVSEDDYHRIIMKVSGTSVLSLSDVWHGGDDSANTSIGDSIESPSSMNPDAIVEREEIKRVIVQAINELPEKEKMVIVLYYHEDLTFKEIGQVLNVSESRISQLHTKANLRMRAKLTNLRKGIM, encoded by the coding sequence ATGGCAGATCCGGTAAACGACGAAAAAGAAGAAGACAGACTCTGGGAAGAATACCGAAAGACGAAATCGCAGGCACTGCGCGACGCGTTTATACGGCAGTATATGCCGCTTGTAAAATACGTTGCCGGGAAGGTGTCCGTCGGTATGCCCGGCAGTGTCGAATTCGACGATCTCGTCGGTTTCGGGCAATTCGGTCTGCTCGACGCGATCGAAAAATACGATCCGTCGAAAAACGTCAAATTTAAAACATACGCCGTCACCCGAATTCGCGGCGCCATCTTCGACGAGCTCAGACAGATCGATTGGGTGCCGCGTTCCGTTCGGCAAAAATCTCGTGAAATAGAAGATGCGATCAATACGCTCGAAGCGCGGCTCGGACGGACGGCGAGCGATGCGGAAATCGCGGAATCGCTCGGCGTAAGCGAAGACGATTATCACCGCATCATCATGAAAGTGTCGGGAACGAGCGTCCTCTCTTTGAGCGATGTATGGCACGGCGGGGACGATTCTGCAAACACGTCGATCGGAGACAGCATCGAATCTCCGTCGAGCATGAACCCCGATGCGATCGTCGAACGCGAAGAGATTAAAAGAGTTATCGTGCAGGCCATCAACGAATTGCCGGAAAAAGAAAAGATGGTCATCGTTTTGTATTATCATGAAGATTTGACGTTTAAAGAAATCGGGCAAGTGCTCAACGTAAGCGAATCGCGCATTTCCCAGCTGCATACGAAAGCGAATCTCAGAATGCGCGCGAAGTTGACGAATCTCAGGAAAGGAATCATGTGA
- a CDS encoding MinD/ParA family protein, producing MEEQAEGLRELMKEGAQGKKRTSSAKDAHKTRILAITSGKGGVGKSNIAVNMAIAYAQTGKRVILIDGDLGMANINVLLNQVPPYNLMHVIDKKKTMKEIILDTEFNIKFIAGANGLSKIANLSVKELEDFAKQFASLGSADIIIIDTGAGITNNVLQFVAAADEVYVVTTPEPTAITDAYGIIKIITTEIVEHPVNLKLLVNRAHSADEGKRISERIITIVSQFLNYKVDYIGFVYDDPVVQASVIRQKPFIVINPTSKPAMCIKHIIGRIEKTEPMESEGVSNFLKKFLRRKH from the coding sequence ATGGAAGAACAGGCAGAAGGTTTGCGTGAATTGATGAAAGAGGGCGCTCAAGGGAAAAAGAGGACGTCTTCGGCAAAAGATGCGCACAAAACGCGCATCCTCGCGATCACGAGCGGCAAAGGCGGCGTCGGTAAATCGAATATAGCCGTAAACATGGCCATAGCCTACGCTCAGACCGGTAAGCGCGTTATCCTGATCGACGGGGATCTCGGTATGGCGAACATCAACGTGCTGCTCAATCAAGTGCCGCCGTACAATCTCATGCACGTCATCGACAAAAAAAAGACGATGAAGGAGATCATCCTCGACACCGAATTCAATATCAAATTCATTGCGGGCGCAAACGGTCTTTCGAAGATCGCAAACCTCTCCGTCAAAGAGCTCGAGGATTTTGCAAAACAGTTCGCTTCTCTCGGTTCCGCCGATATCATCATCATCGACACGGGAGCGGGCATCACGAACAACGTTTTGCAGTTCGTCGCCGCCGCCGATGAAGTGTACGTCGTTACGACACCCGAACCGACGGCGATCACCGACGCGTACGGCATCATTAAAATCATCACGACGGAAATCGTCGAGCATCCGGTCAACTTAAAGCTGCTCGTAAACCGCGCGCATTCTGCGGACGAAGGCAAGCGCATCTCCGAACGCATCATCACGATCGTGAGCCAGTTTTTGAATTATAAAGTCGATTACATCGGCTTCGTGTACGACGATCCTGTCGTGCAGGCTTCAGTCATTCGGCAAAAACCGTTTATCGTTATCAATCCGACGTCGAAGCCCGCAATGTGCATCAAGCACATCATCGGCCGCATCGAAAAAACGGAACCGATGGAAAGTGAAGGCGTATCGAATTTTTTGAAAAAGTTTTTGCGCAGAAAGCATTGA
- the flhB gene encoding flagellar biosynthesis protein FlhB yields the protein MLPVPPYLYIDLQWFAAEDEGRTEEPSEYKLEKARREGRVAKSAELNSAFVMLLCVVLLIVFAPSMLKECTGIFRYYFSRCASSSVNDPAIARVFYYFFLRLVLPIGIIGIVGGIAGNIIQNRSFIFTTKTIEPKFQKIVPNFVQYFRNTLFSLRGLFNVAKSLGKVTVISILAFMLLRRDVPILMLEIQNGNIGMAIRHIGIMSAEILIMASIVFLVIAIPDYFVQRREFMEQMKMTKQEVKEEYKEFEGDPEVKNRLQQAERAILQQNMPQAVRESDVVITNPTHFAVALKYDAASGYEAPRVTAKGEDEVAFSMRRIAEENDVPVVENRPVARGLYANTNVGDIIPEEYFRIIADIYAHVMNLHKRL from the coding sequence ATGCTTCCCGTACCGCCGTATCTGTATATCGACCTTCAGTGGTTCGCCGCGGAAGACGAAGGCAGAACCGAAGAGCCGTCGGAATACAAGCTTGAAAAAGCGAGGCGGGAGGGCCGCGTCGCAAAAAGCGCCGAACTCAACAGCGCCTTCGTCATGCTTTTGTGCGTCGTGCTCCTCATCGTCTTTGCGCCTTCGATGTTGAAAGAATGTACCGGGATTTTCCGTTACTATTTTTCGCGCTGCGCTTCATCGAGCGTAAACGATCCCGCGATCGCGCGCGTATTTTATTATTTTTTTTTGCGCCTCGTGCTGCCGATCGGCATCATCGGTATTGTCGGCGGCATTGCGGGAAATATCATTCAAAACCGCAGCTTTATCTTTACGACGAAGACGATCGAACCGAAGTTTCAAAAAATCGTTCCGAACTTCGTTCAGTATTTCCGCAACACGCTTTTTTCGCTGCGCGGACTTTTCAACGTCGCGAAATCGCTCGGTAAAGTAACCGTCATTTCGATACTCGCTTTTATGCTGCTCCGTCGAGACGTTCCGATTCTCATGCTCGAAATTCAAAACGGGAACATCGGCATGGCGATCCGTCACATCGGTATCATGAGCGCCGAAATTTTAATAATGGCGAGCATCGTATTTCTCGTCATCGCCATTCCCGATTATTTTGTGCAGCGGCGCGAATTTATGGAACAGATGAAGATGACGAAACAGGAAGTAAAAGAGGAATATAAAGAATTCGAAGGCGACCCCGAAGTAAAAAACAGGCTGCAGCAGGCCGAGCGCGCCATCCTGCAGCAAAACATGCCGCAGGCCGTCAGGGAATCCGATGTCGTCATTACGAACCCGACGCACTTCGCCGTCGCGTTGAAATACGATGCGGCTTCAGGCTACGAAGCGCCGCGCGTTACCGCGAAGGGCGAAGACGAAGTCGCATTTTCCATGCGCAGGATAGCCGAAGAAAACGACGTGCCCGTTGTGGAAAACCGCCCCGTCGCGCGCGGTCTCTATGCAAACACGAATGTTGGTGATATAATACCGGAAGAATATTTTAGAATTATTGCCGATATCTATGCTCATGTTATGAATTTGCATAAACGGCTTTAG
- a CDS encoding FapA family protein: MVSLEKIRADMQHLLERDKQLHNVDVHAESIDEALADAAVQLDTKAADLEYEVVEKGSSGFLGFGKKPWRLRIYENPNALHAKRKSAKDDLFGADEESTEQKVIDRDGAYYVRHFGDRIMLKVLLPSGTGKAVDGKDVMQALMRPDTVSVEDDLVKKYIKQGTAGHYKEVGTYKHIAAGDASVSVSISSDEMKAEIVVSAPSMSGADVSYSMIERALRAQGVVTGFEEDKIEAFVDDPVYETPYEVAAGTPAQDGRDAYIAYDFETDPKKLRATESATGQVDFKELNLIQNVIKGGRLAQKIPAEKGKPGKTLLGRYTEAKNGKDIPIPLGQNVSLASDGMTVIADTDGQVMLFAGKITVEPVLQLMSVNIKTGNIKFLGSVIIRGNVEDGFNVDASGNIEVGGTVGNCKINAGGNIIVQQGVFGKNGGTLKSKKSLWAKFIQAAKVEVDESVIVTDSIMNSEVMAMKNIVLTGKKAQIMGGHLFATEEISAKSIGSPGGGAETILEVGFDPRAKQRLDSLQEKQGALVKELENIELDISTLENQKKIRRSLPKEKEDNLNKLKERKAQIDSESAEMTEEIQKLQGHLRELKAVGKVKASGTVYAGVKIYVRDVLDEVHNEVSGVTFYFENNFVKRGKYEAASKIKGPDGYTTN; this comes from the coding sequence ATGGTATCGCTCGAGAAAATACGTGCGGATATGCAGCATCTCTTGGAACGCGACAAGCAGCTGCACAATGTCGACGTCCATGCCGAAAGCATCGATGAAGCGCTCGCCGATGCCGCCGTTCAGCTCGACACGAAAGCCGCCGATCTCGAATACGAAGTCGTCGAAAAGGGAAGCAGCGGTTTTCTCGGTTTCGGAAAAAAGCCGTGGCGGCTTCGTATCTATGAAAATCCGAATGCCCTTCACGCAAAACGGAAGTCGGCAAAGGACGACCTTTTCGGAGCGGATGAAGAATCGACCGAACAAAAAGTAATCGACAGAGACGGCGCGTATTATGTCCGTCACTTCGGCGACAGAATCATGCTCAAAGTGCTGCTTCCTTCGGGAACGGGAAAAGCCGTCGACGGCAAAGACGTGATGCAGGCGCTTATGCGGCCGGACACGGTTTCCGTGGAAGACGACCTTGTAAAAAAATATATCAAACAGGGTACGGCCGGTCACTATAAAGAAGTCGGCACGTACAAACACATAGCCGCCGGAGACGCGAGCGTTTCGGTGAGCATTTCAAGCGACGAAATGAAAGCGGAAATCGTCGTATCGGCTCCTTCGATGAGCGGCGCCGACGTTTCCTATTCGATGATCGAGCGGGCGCTTCGCGCTCAGGGTGTCGTCACCGGTTTTGAAGAAGATAAAATCGAAGCGTTTGTCGACGATCCCGTCTACGAAACTCCGTACGAAGTCGCTGCAGGCACTCCCGCACAGGACGGGAGGGATGCATACATCGCGTACGATTTCGAAACGGATCCGAAAAAGCTGCGCGCGACGGAGTCTGCGACGGGGCAGGTCGATTTTAAAGAGTTGAACCTCATACAAAACGTCATCAAAGGCGGACGCCTTGCACAAAAAATTCCCGCAGAAAAGGGAAAGCCCGGCAAAACGCTCTTGGGGCGCTATACCGAAGCGAAAAACGGAAAGGATATACCGATTCCGCTCGGACAAAACGTTTCGCTCGCTTCCGACGGTATGACGGTCATTGCCGATACCGACGGTCAGGTTATGCTCTTTGCAGGGAAGATTACGGTGGAGCCCGTACTCCAGCTTATGAGCGTCAACATCAAAACGGGAAACATCAAATTTCTCGGTTCCGTCATCATCCGCGGGAACGTCGAAGACGGCTTTAACGTCGACGCATCGGGCAATATCGAAGTCGGCGGTACGGTCGGCAACTGTAAAATCAATGCGGGCGGCAATATCATCGTGCAGCAGGGCGTATTCGGCAAAAACGGCGGCACGCTGAAAAGCAAAAAATCGCTGTGGGCGAAATTCATACAGGCGGCGAAAGTCGAAGTCGACGAGTCGGTCATCGTGACCGACAGCATTATGAATTCGGAAGTCATGGCGATGAAGAACATCGTTTTGACCGGGAAAAAAGCGCAGATTATGGGCGGGCACTTGTTTGCGACGGAAGAGATTTCCGCAAAGAGCATCGGCTCTCCGGGAGGGGGAGCGGAAACGATACTCGAAGTGGGATTCGATCCGAGAGCGAAGCAGCGCCTCGACAGCTTACAGGAAAAACAGGGAGCGCTCGTCAAAGAGCTTGAAAATATCGAACTCGATATTTCGACGCTCGAAAATCAAAAAAAGATACGCCGATCGCTCCCGAAAGAAAAAGAAGATAATCTCAATAAACTCAAAGAGCGTAAAGCGCAGATCGATTCCGAATCGGCGGAGATGACCGAAGAGATTCAAAAACTGCAGGGGCACTTGCGTGAATTGAAAGCGGTCGGAAAAGTGAAAGCGTCGGGAACGGTGTACGCGGGAGTGAAGATCTACGTGCGCGACGTGCTCGACGAAGTGCACAACGAAGTGTCGGGCGTAACGTTCTATTTCGAAAACAATTTTGTCAAGCGCGGTAAATACGAAGCCGCATCTAAAATAAAGGGTCCCGATGGCTATACAACCAATTGA
- a CDS encoding flagellar biosynthesis protein FlhA, producing MPDEARRISNESILNFLQRNIVGVAVVVVALFLVIPMPRILIDFSMALNIAFSIVVLLIVMYTPRATNFVTFPRVLLFMTLFGLGINISSTRLILANPVNPAGLSKSQSVMVQAFANIVTGGGTGATPVVIGFVIFIILIVVQVVVITKGATRVSEVAARFSLDSMSTKKFDIGNRLNSGIITEEEAQKEQEALDRSVDFYSTMDGASKFVSGNVKAGIFITAINIFGGFAVGMAINRMSAGDALLSYAKLTIGDGLMSQIPSLMLSFATGLIVTGSSTDEAFDKQLSKNFTIDGHIYEIVGAALAFMGIAFIGNGAGATVLLILLGAFFFFMGYRIAASQVREKAQAAAATAKEKTGGASPSDAAAIAPLDTLSLELGYALIPLVDKEKGAELLERITRIRHEAALDMGLIVPPIRIVDNMTLDPNEYSFKIRGIEAGRSTIRLGYYMCMNTGTVTEEMQGEKTKDPAFGMNAIWLPEEKRAEAERNGYTVVDPPTIIATHLTEIIKAHAAEIIGRQEVSRIINNIKETNPVVVDEVLNSEKCKFTYGDIEKVLKMLLQERVSIRNIVVILETLANFGPITHNAWDLTEKVREALGLQICKQYADEDNTLRVMSLSQELSQLLLDHTAKSAGTEPFVALDPVDLRIWERAIHGGYNAIRSKGWLPIVMCSSMVRRLVWNMTNREMPDIIVISDREIIAAGRSIKVEVLGEIAEDKAGVTIQNV from the coding sequence ATGCCTGATGAAGCGAGACGAATTTCAAACGAAAGCATTTTAAATTTTTTGCAGCGCAATATCGTCGGCGTCGCAGTCGTCGTCGTTGCGCTCTTTCTCGTCATACCCATGCCTCGCATCCTCATCGATTTTTCGATGGCGCTCAATATCGCGTTTTCGATCGTCGTCCTGCTCATCGTCATGTATACGCCGCGCGCGACGAATTTCGTAACGTTCCCGCGCGTGCTTTTGTTTATGACGCTTTTCGGGCTCGGCATCAATATCTCTTCGACGCGTCTCATCCTCGCAAACCCCGTAAACCCCGCGGGGCTTTCGAAAAGTCAAAGCGTCATGGTGCAGGCTTTTGCGAACATCGTCACCGGCGGGGGGACGGGTGCGACGCCTGTCGTCATCGGCTTTGTGATTTTTATTATTTTGATCGTTGTGCAGGTCGTCGTCATCACAAAAGGGGCCACGCGCGTATCGGAAGTCGCCGCGCGGTTTTCCCTCGATTCGATGAGTACGAAAAAATTCGATATCGGCAATCGTCTCAACAGCGGTATCATAACGGAAGAAGAAGCGCAAAAAGAACAGGAAGCCCTCGATCGCTCGGTCGATTTTTATTCGACGATGGACGGTGCTTCGAAATTCGTTTCGGGCAACGTTAAAGCCGGCATCTTTATCACGGCGATAAACATCTTCGGCGGATTTGCCGTCGGTATGGCGATCAATCGCATGTCGGCGGGAGACGCTCTTTTATCCTATGCGAAACTCACGATCGGTGACGGTCTTATGTCGCAGATCCCTTCTCTCATGCTTTCGTTTGCGACCGGTCTCATCGTTACGGGAAGCAGCACGGACGAGGCCTTCGACAAACAGCTTTCGAAAAACTTTACGATCGACGGACACATCTACGAAATCGTAGGAGCGGCTCTCGCGTTTATGGGTATCGCGTTTATCGGAAACGGCGCGGGAGCGACGGTGCTTTTGATTTTGCTCGGAGCATTTTTCTTTTTTATGGGGTACCGTATTGCAGCTTCTCAAGTGCGCGAAAAAGCGCAGGCCGCCGCCGCTACGGCAAAAGAAAAGACGGGCGGCGCAAGTCCCTCGGATGCTGCGGCGATCGCTCCGCTCGATACGCTGTCGCTCGAACTCGGCTATGCGCTCATCCCGCTCGTCGACAAAGAAAAAGGCGCGGAACTTCTCGAACGGATTACGCGCATACGGCACGAAGCCGCTCTCGATATGGGACTCATCGTTCCGCCGATCCGCATCGTCGACAATATGACGCTCGATCCGAACGAATACAGTTTTAAAATCCGCGGTATCGAAGCGGGGAGGAGCACGATCAGGCTCGGTTACTATATGTGCATGAATACCGGTACGGTAACCGAAGAAATGCAGGGAGAAAAAACGAAAGACCCCGCTTTCGGCATGAACGCGATTTGGCTGCCGGAAGAAAAACGGGCGGAAGCCGAGCGGAACGGCTATACCGTCGTCGATCCTCCGACGATCATCGCGACGCATTTGACGGAAATCATCAAAGCGCATGCGGCGGAGATCATCGGACGGCAGGAAGTGTCGAGGATCATCAACAATATCAAAGAGACGAATCCGGTCGTCGTCGACGAAGTGCTCAACAGCGAAAAATGCAAATTCACCTACGGCGATATCGAAAAAGTGTTGAAGATGCTTTTGCAGGAGCGCGTGTCGATACGCAACATCGTCGTCATCCTCGAAACGCTTGCGAACTTCGGGCCTATCACGCACAACGCGTGGGATCTTACGGAAAAAGTGCGCGAAGCGCTCGGACTCCAGATATGCAAACAGTACGCCGACGAAGACAATACGCTTCGCGTTATGAGTTTGTCGCAGGAGCTGTCGCAGCTCCTGCTCGATCACACGGCAAAGAGTGCGGGTACGGAGCCCTTCGTCGCCCTCGATCCGGTCGATTTGCGGATATGGGAGCGCGCGATACACGGCGGCTATAACGCGATTCGAAGCAAGGGTTGGCTTCCGATCGTTATGTGTTCGTCTATGGTACGCCGCCTCGTGTGGAATATGACGAATCGCGAAATGCCCGACATCATCGTTATTTCCGACAGAGAGATAATCGCCGCCGGCAGAAGCATAAAAGTCGAAGTGCTCGGGGAAATCGCAGAAGATAAAGCAGGAGTGACGATACAGAATGTATAG